A single window of Ctenopharyngodon idella isolate HZGC_01 chromosome 24, HZGC01, whole genome shotgun sequence DNA harbors:
- the kctd15a gene encoding BTB/POZ domain-containing protein kctd15-like isoform X2 yields MFETEGRSMSRLSLTRSPVSPLAAQGIPLPAQLTKANAPVHIDVGGHMYTSSLATLTKYPDSRISRLFNGTEPIVLDSLKQHYFIDRDGEIFRFILSYLRTSKLLLPDDFKEFQLLYEEARYYQLTPMVKELERWKQDREQRRTAQPCECLVVRVTPDLGERIAISGDKALIEEIFPETGDVMCNSVNAGWNQDPTHVIRFPLNGYCRLNSVQVLERLFQKGFSMVASCGGGVDSSQFSEYILSREDRRCQTSHTPIRIKQEPLD; encoded by the exons ATGTTTGAAACG GAGGGAAGGAGCATGTCTCGGCTGTCTTTGACCCGGTCCCCAGTGTCTCCTCTGGCCGCTCAGGGAATCCCACTGCCGGCTCAGCTGACTAAAGCAAACGCTCCAGTCCACATTGACGTAGGCGGGCACATGTACACCAGCAGTCTGGCCACCCTCACCAAATACCCAGATTCAAG AATCAGTCGCCTGTTTAACGGCACAGAACCAATTGTTTTGGACAGTCTGAAGCAGCATTATTTTATCGACAGAGATGGAGAGATATTCCGCTTCATCCTGAGCTACCTGAGAACCAGCAAATTACTTCTTCCTGATGACTTCAAG GAGTTTCAGCTGCTGTACGAGGAGGCTCGGTATTACCAGCTGACGCCCATGGTGAAAGAGCTGGAGCGCTGGAAACAGGACCGGGAGCAGCGGAGGACGGCTCAGCCCTGCGAGTGCCTGGTGGTGCGGGTGACCCCTGACCTGGGCGAGAGGATTGCCATCAGTGGGGATAAAGCCCTCATAGAAGAGATTTTCCCAGAGACAGGGGACGTCATGTGCAATTCAGTCAACGCCGGCTGGAACCAGGATCCAACCCATGTTATCCGCTTTCCACTGAATGGATACTGCAGGCTCAATTCTGTACAG GTTCTGGAGAGACTGTTCCAGAAAGGCTTCAGCATGGTGGCGTCATGCGGTGGGGGCGTGGACTCCTCCCAGTTTAGCGAGTACATCCTGAGTCGGGAGGACAGACGGTGTCAGACCAGCCACACGCCCATCCGGATAAAACAGGAGCCTCTGGACTAG
- the kctd15a gene encoding BTB/POZ domain-containing protein kctd15-like isoform X1 yields MSSKEGRSMSRLSLTRSPVSPLAAQGIPLPAQLTKANAPVHIDVGGHMYTSSLATLTKYPDSRISRLFNGTEPIVLDSLKQHYFIDRDGEIFRFILSYLRTSKLLLPDDFKEFQLLYEEARYYQLTPMVKELERWKQDREQRRTAQPCECLVVRVTPDLGERIAISGDKALIEEIFPETGDVMCNSVNAGWNQDPTHVIRFPLNGYCRLNSVQVLERLFQKGFSMVASCGGGVDSSQFSEYILSREDRRCQTSHTPIRIKQEPLD; encoded by the exons ATGTCTTCCAAG GAGGGAAGGAGCATGTCTCGGCTGTCTTTGACCCGGTCCCCAGTGTCTCCTCTGGCCGCTCAGGGAATCCCACTGCCGGCTCAGCTGACTAAAGCAAACGCTCCAGTCCACATTGACGTAGGCGGGCACATGTACACCAGCAGTCTGGCCACCCTCACCAAATACCCAGATTCAAG AATCAGTCGCCTGTTTAACGGCACAGAACCAATTGTTTTGGACAGTCTGAAGCAGCATTATTTTATCGACAGAGATGGAGAGATATTCCGCTTCATCCTGAGCTACCTGAGAACCAGCAAATTACTTCTTCCTGATGACTTCAAG GAGTTTCAGCTGCTGTACGAGGAGGCTCGGTATTACCAGCTGACGCCCATGGTGAAAGAGCTGGAGCGCTGGAAACAGGACCGGGAGCAGCGGAGGACGGCTCAGCCCTGCGAGTGCCTGGTGGTGCGGGTGACCCCTGACCTGGGCGAGAGGATTGCCATCAGTGGGGATAAAGCCCTCATAGAAGAGATTTTCCCAGAGACAGGGGACGTCATGTGCAATTCAGTCAACGCCGGCTGGAACCAGGATCCAACCCATGTTATCCGCTTTCCACTGAATGGATACTGCAGGCTCAATTCTGTACAG GTTCTGGAGAGACTGTTCCAGAAAGGCTTCAGCATGGTGGCGTCATGCGGTGGGGGCGTGGACTCCTCCCAGTTTAGCGAGTACATCCTGAGTCGGGAGGACAGACGGTGTCAGACCAGCCACACGCCCATCCGGATAAAACAGGAGCCTCTGGACTAG